One window of Burkholderia vietnamiensis LMG 10929 genomic DNA carries:
- the tssC gene encoding type VI secretion system contractile sheath large subunit, with product MNQQTAAAQASGAEYAAGTSLLDDIVEKSKVAKSDSEHARAKDLIGELVHQVLDGTVIVSDNLSATIDARVAELDRLISTQLSAVMHAPEFQRLESTWRGLDYLVKESNTGQTIKIKALHAPKRDLVRDFKGASEFDQSALFKKVYEEEFGTFGGSPFGALIGDYEISRQPEDMYFIEQMSHVAAAAHAPFIASASPELLGLESFADLGKPRDLGKVFDTVEYAKWKSFRDAEDSRYVGLTLPRFLGRLPFNPKDGQTAENFNFVEDVDGTEHDKYLWCNAAWAFAARLTAAFDDFGWCAAIRGVEGGGLVEDLPTHTFKTDDGEVALKCPTEIAITDRREKELSDLGFIPLVHCKNSDYAAFFAAQSVQKPKKYSTDSANANAVLSAQLQYIFSVSRVAHYLKAMMRDKIGSFASAQNVETFLNRWISQYVLLDDNASQEQKAQFPLREASIQVSEIPGKPGSYRSVAFLRPHFQLDELSISLRLVADLPKPANS from the coding sequence ATGAACCAGCAAACGGCTGCGGCCCAAGCGAGCGGCGCGGAATACGCCGCCGGGACTTCGCTGCTCGACGACATCGTCGAGAAGAGCAAGGTCGCGAAATCCGATTCCGAGCATGCGCGCGCGAAGGACCTGATCGGCGAACTCGTGCATCAGGTGCTCGACGGCACGGTGATCGTGTCCGACAACCTGTCGGCGACGATCGACGCGCGGGTCGCCGAGCTCGACCGCCTGATCTCCACGCAGCTGTCCGCGGTGATGCATGCGCCGGAGTTCCAGCGCCTCGAAAGCACGTGGCGCGGCCTCGACTATCTGGTCAAGGAAAGCAACACCGGCCAGACGATCAAGATCAAGGCGCTGCACGCGCCGAAGCGCGACCTCGTGCGCGACTTCAAGGGCGCGAGTGAGTTCGACCAGAGCGCGCTGTTCAAGAAGGTCTACGAAGAAGAGTTCGGCACGTTCGGCGGCTCGCCGTTCGGCGCGCTGATCGGCGATTACGAGATCTCGCGCCAGCCGGAAGACATGTACTTCATCGAGCAGATGTCGCACGTTGCGGCCGCCGCGCACGCGCCGTTCATCGCATCGGCGTCGCCGGAGCTGCTCGGCCTCGAGTCGTTCGCCGATCTCGGCAAGCCGCGCGACCTCGGCAAGGTGTTCGACACGGTCGAATACGCGAAGTGGAAGTCGTTCCGCGATGCCGAAGATTCGCGCTACGTCGGCCTCACGCTGCCGCGCTTCCTCGGTCGCCTGCCGTTCAATCCGAAGGACGGCCAGACCGCAGAGAACTTCAACTTCGTCGAGGACGTCGACGGCACCGAGCACGACAAATACCTGTGGTGCAACGCGGCGTGGGCCTTCGCGGCACGCCTGACGGCCGCGTTCGACGACTTCGGCTGGTGCGCGGCGATTCGCGGCGTCGAAGGCGGCGGCCTCGTCGAGGACTTGCCGACCCACACGTTCAAGACCGACGACGGTGAAGTCGCGCTGAAGTGCCCGACCGAAATCGCGATCACCGATCGCCGCGAGAAGGAGCTGAGCGACCTCGGCTTCATCCCGCTCGTGCATTGCAAAAACTCGGATTACGCTGCGTTCTTCGCCGCGCAATCGGTGCAGAAGCCGAAAAAGTACAGCACCGACAGCGCGAATGCGAACGCCGTCCTGTCTGCCCAGCTTCAGTACATCTTCTCGGTATCGCGCGTCGCGCACTACCTGAAGGCGATGATGCGGGACAAGATCGGCAGCTTCGCATCGGCGCAGAACGTGGAGACTTTCCTCAACCGGTGGATTTCGCAATACGTTCTGCTCGACGACAACGCATCGCAGGAGCAGAAAGCGCAATTTCCGCTGCGCGAGGCATCCATACAAGTATCGGAGATTCCGGGCAAGCCGGGCTCGTATCGTTCGGTCGCGTTCCTGCGCCCGCACTTTCAGCTCGACGAACTCTCGATTTCTCTGCGACTTGTCGCTGATCTGCCCAAACCGGCAAATTCATAA
- the tssB gene encoding type VI secretion system contractile sheath small subunit: protein MAKKESIQKSLQKIRPPRVQLTYEVEKGDAIEVKELPFVVGVVGDLAGQSEVEQPKLRDRKFVNIDRDNFDDVMKAIEPRAAFQVENRLSADGGKFAVDLKFRSLSDFSPDEVVEQVEPLRRLLEARSKLADLRNKLAGNDKLEDLLSEVLKNTQQLQELAKGTGGDKDGE, encoded by the coding sequence ATGGCCAAGAAAGAGAGCATTCAGAAAAGTCTGCAGAAGATACGGCCGCCGCGTGTCCAGCTGACCTACGAGGTCGAGAAGGGCGACGCGATCGAGGTGAAGGAATTGCCGTTCGTCGTCGGGGTCGTCGGCGATCTGGCGGGCCAGTCGGAAGTCGAGCAGCCGAAGCTGCGCGACCGCAAGTTCGTCAACATCGACCGCGACAACTTCGACGACGTGATGAAGGCGATCGAGCCGCGCGCCGCGTTTCAGGTGGAGAACCGCCTGAGCGCGGACGGCGGCAAGTTCGCGGTCGACCTGAAGTTCCGCTCGCTGTCGGATTTCAGCCCGGACGAAGTCGTCGAGCAGGTCGAGCCGCTGCGCCGCCTGCTCGAGGCGCGCTCCAAGCTCGCCGATCTGCGCAACAAGCTTGCCGGCAACGACAAGCTCGAGGATCTGCTGTCCGAGGTGCTGAAGAACACGCAGCAGCTGCAGGAGCTCGCGAAGGGCACCGGCGGCGACAAAGACGGCGAATGA
- a CDS encoding tetratricopeptide repeat protein, with translation MKDRLFAKLSGVVLACGVIAGCATQPSAPPSAEVFNKSLADADAVAKSGDQDKALGLYQQLAKSDPTREEPWSRIAQIQFAQNHYGQAIVAAQEALQRDATDRQAKSVLAVAGLRIATQSLGELRQDASLAGDAKSDAQALAKQLRDTLGESALFPPEQRVAKPRTSRRIIHRPKAGAAPAAEAAAPAQSAPPQAAAAQKGGADPFSALRN, from the coding sequence ATGAAAGACCGTCTCTTCGCAAAACTTTCTGGGGTAGTGCTGGCCTGCGGCGTCATCGCCGGTTGTGCGACCCAGCCGTCCGCACCGCCGAGCGCCGAGGTATTCAACAAGTCGCTGGCCGATGCGGACGCCGTCGCGAAGTCGGGCGATCAGGACAAGGCGCTCGGCCTGTACCAGCAGCTGGCGAAGTCGGACCCGACGCGCGAAGAGCCGTGGTCGCGCATCGCGCAGATCCAGTTCGCGCAGAACCACTACGGCCAGGCGATCGTCGCCGCGCAGGAAGCATTGCAGCGCGATGCGACCGACCGTCAGGCGAAGAGCGTGCTCGCGGTCGCGGGCCTGCGGATCGCGACGCAGTCGCTCGGCGAGCTGCGCCAGGATGCATCGCTCGCGGGCGACGCGAAGTCCGACGCGCAGGCGCTCGCGAAGCAGCTGCGCGACACGCTCGGCGAATCCGCGCTGTTCCCGCCGGAGCAACGCGTCGCGAAGCCGCGCACGTCGCGCCGCATCATTCATCGTCCGAAGGCCGGCGCGGCGCCGGCCGCCGAGGCTGCAGCGCCGGCGCAGTCGGCTCCGCCGCAGGCCGCCGCCGCGCAGAAGGGCGGCGCCGATCCGTTCAGCGCGCTGCGCAACTGA